Proteins found in one bacterium genomic segment:
- a CDS encoding M20/M25/M40 family metallo-hydrolase yields MRGSDIEKELLDVTSTLVSFATTEDRPEEVEKAYAYIKDFLKDDTVNIEEYEKEGKKSLILYKGSKRKKFRFILLCHIDVVPAKKELFVPKVVDNKLYGRGALDMKAGCAVALMLMKNLKNQDFAVIYTSDEEIGGMNGAKYLVEKGYSAEFVIVLESTNYKIIYERKGALRIIVSAEGKSVHSSVPWEGVNALERLISTYKEVKQGFPVITEESSEDEKYQKSLNLALMKGGDVFNKVPDDAIMYLDVRYSKLDDPKEIISFVEKISKKNNCKIAKSWYTPTLYTDKNNKYLQQLLKISKSELARRYGASDGRYFSTAGIPAIDFGATGKYHHGDDEYVEIPSLKKVYDILEIFLTEQEG; encoded by the coding sequence ATGAGGGGCTCAGATATAGAGAAGGAACTTTTAGATGTTACTTCTACGCTTGTTTCGTTTGCCACTACAGAAGATAGACCTGAAGAGGTTGAAAAAGCTTATGCGTATATAAAAGATTTTCTGAAAGATGATACCGTAAATATAGAAGAATATGAGAAGGAAGGCAAAAAATCTCTTATATTATATAAAGGTAGCAAAAGAAAAAAATTTAGGTTTATCCTTCTGTGTCATATAGATGTTGTGCCAGCTAAAAAAGAACTTTTTGTTCCAAAGGTTGTAGACAATAAGTTGTATGGAAGAGGAGCGCTGGATATGAAAGCTGGTTGTGCAGTTGCTTTAATGTTAATGAAGAACCTTAAAAATCAAGATTTTGCTGTAATATATACTTCTGATGAAGAGATAGGGGGTATGAATGGAGCAAAATATCTTGTTGAGAAGGGGTATTCAGCAGAATTTGTGATAGTTCTTGAATCTACCAATTATAAAATTATTTATGAAAGGAAAGGGGCTTTGAGGATCATCGTTTCAGCAGAAGGGAAGTCTGTACATAGTTCTGTTCCTTGGGAAGGTGTTAATGCTTTAGAAAGACTTATATCTACTTATAAAGAAGTAAAACAAGGGTTCCCTGTTATAACTGAAGAAAGTTCTGAAGATGAAAAATATCAAAAATCTCTTAATCTTGCTTTAATGAAAGGCGGGGACGTTTTTAATAAGGTACCAGATGATGCCATTATGTACCTTGATGTTAGATATTCAAAACTAGATGACCCAAAAGAAATAATAAGTTTTGTTGAGAAAATATCAAAAAAAAATAATTGTAAAATTGCTAAGTCTTGGTACACTCCAACTCTTTACACAGATAAAAATAATAAGTATTTACAACAACTTTTAAAGATTAGTAAAAGCGAACTTGCAAGAAGGTATGGTGCCTCCGATGGAAGATATTTTTCTACTGCAGGAATACCTGCAATAGATTTTGGTGCAACAGGGAAATATCATCATGGAGACGATGAATATGTTGAGATACCAAGTTTAAAAAAGGTTTATGATATATTAGAAATATTTTTAACAGAACAGGAGGGATAA
- a CDS encoding rubrerythrin family protein has protein sequence MSKSIKGTQTEKNLLKAFAGESQARNRYNYFASVAKKEGYEQISRIFNETAENEKEHAKVFFKYLEGGDVEITAEYPAGVISDTKANLLAAAEGEKLEWSVLYKDFSETAKKEGFDEISVSFEEIAEVEEFHEARYRKLIENMEKGEVFKKPVSVKWHCINCGYIHEGNEAPKLCPACQHPQSYYELLAENY, from the coding sequence ATGAGTAAATCAATTAAAGGGACTCAAACAGAAAAAAATTTGCTTAAAGCTTTTGCAGGGGAATCTCAAGCAAGAAATAGGTATAACTATTTTGCCAGTGTTGCAAAAAAAGAAGGGTATGAACAGATAAGTCGTATTTTTAATGAGACTGCTGAAAATGAGAAAGAGCACGCAAAAGTTTTCTTTAAATATCTTGAAGGTGGAGATGTGGAGATAACAGCAGAATATCCTGCAGGTGTAATAAGTGATACTAAAGCAAATCTTTTGGCAGCGGCAGAAGGCGAAAAATTGGAGTGGAGTGTTCTATATAAAGATTTTTCAGAAACAGCAAAAAAAGAAGGTTTTGATGAAATAAGTGTTTCTTTTGAAGAGATTGCGGAGGTTGAGGAGTTTCACGAAGCCAGATATAGAAAGCTTATTGAAAATATGGAGAAGGGTGAAGTGTTTAAAAAACCTGTTTCTGTAAAATGGCATTGTATCAATTGTGGATATATTCACGAAGGAAACGAGGCACCAAAATTGTGTCCCGCTTGCCAACATCCTCAGTCTTATTATGAGTTGCTGGCTGAAAATTATTAA
- a CDS encoding DPP IV N-terminal domain-containing protein — translation MKKTISIIFGIFFILGFSSVFAGNNVIYVTKSNDISNLTIYDIQTGKAKKLTHFQDIGEIHSTSVNETGDTILFTRPSPANGRNNSTIWSINTDGSGLCDQIKGEFDLDFKYAGISPDGTQIVYSKNSISYPDIYHLYLKTPTETRWLSSGISNVRECAYPFFINDNQLLFLIINNQDKKYDYYSINTNGTGLTNLTKNNKYSPYFPKLGRPYLNNTKNKLIYGKQMRIAGEYTKWQINILDISTSLEEVVFNNLSYPNIHPDNQPDPQPFFKDGEIGFIGTQNGTVFNLYFSNVNATNPYLERKTCSKKTYLPTFFTTEEPPTQWVYESAGRVIVRDENSLENDITSGYSPIFNWKGTSIAFKDNEIKMKRLGGAIDTIIDTSTTSDFPAFSPDGKWLAYIKNNDIWAQPIDLSNPQQQLTNSPFIEKQDLSFSPDGRYILYTGIDNNNKIIYKMPISITYETTPLINSVGLPVNLTSNTSDNYNPSFSPDGLKIAFISTKNQHPELWIMDSDGRNQQKIIFSYSAPTNPSYPQFSPYNPDIIAYLTDVPSKVFTVDISQEIKQGNLIYPQINTSNRFSYAKTPSGNIDIKRNLIFDTYCPGTILKYTIDIGINSKLIPTSFLVEETIPDIWIVEDVKINGVTSSNIDITTSGDKQTIRWLFGSGDIYLTDSQIELTLNFNGDSLGNQYWLTGGLTVFDKKYLTTGDSHISLGEPYIPVDTNTDWKIDSLELLETIDLWADNQQIKGWPINTEDWDFLLLKIISFWVNEEAGGYRYKTGGNTPDWEIVP, via the coding sequence ATGAAAAAAACAATATCTATTATATTCGGTATATTTTTTATATTAGGCTTTTCATCTGTTTTTGCAGGTAACAATGTAATATATGTAACAAAGAGTAATGATATCAGCAACCTAACAATTTATGATATCCAGACAGGTAAAGCAAAAAAACTGACACATTTTCAAGATATTGGAGAGATACATAGCACCTCAGTAAATGAAACAGGAGATACCATTCTCTTTACAAGACCCTCACCCGCAAACGGCAGAAACAATTCTACTATTTGGTCAATAAATACTGACGGAAGCGGACTTTGCGATCAGATAAAAGGAGAATTTGATTTAGATTTTAAATACGCAGGAATCTCTCCCGATGGAACGCAAATCGTATACTCAAAAAATAGTATATCTTACCCTGATATATACCATCTTTATTTAAAAACACCCACAGAAACAAGATGGTTAAGTTCTGGCATAAGCAATGTTAGAGAATGTGCTTATCCGTTTTTTATAAACGATAACCAACTCTTATTTCTTATTATCAACAATCAAGATAAAAAATATGATTATTACTCAATCAACACTAACGGAACTGGACTTACAAACCTAACAAAGAATAACAAATACAGCCCTTATTTCCCTAAACTTGGGCGACCTTACCTAAACAACACAAAGAATAAACTAATTTACGGTAAACAGATGCGAATAGCAGGTGAATATACAAAATGGCAAATCAACATTCTTGATATTTCTACTTCTTTAGAAGAAGTGGTATTTAACAACCTCTCCTATCCAAACATCCATCCAGATAACCAGCCGGATCCACAACCTTTCTTTAAAGATGGGGAGATAGGGTTTATTGGTACTCAAAACGGCACAGTATTTAACCTCTATTTTTCAAACGTAAACGCAACAAATCCATATCTGGAAAGAAAAACCTGCTCAAAAAAAACTTATTTACCAACATTTTTTACAACAGAAGAACCACCAACCCAATGGGTCTATGAATCAGCAGGCAGAGTAATAGTGAGAGATGAGAACAGTTTAGAAAACGATATTACATCAGGGTATTCTCCCATCTTCAACTGGAAAGGAACCTCAATAGCATTTAAAGATAACGAAATTAAAATGAAAAGATTAGGAGGAGCAATTGATACTATAATAGATACTAGTACCACCTCAGATTTCCCTGCTTTTTCTCCTGACGGCAAATGGCTCGCTTATATTAAGAACAACGATATCTGGGCACAACCAATAGATTTATCCAACCCACAACAACAACTAACAAACTCACCCTTTATTGAAAAACAGGACTTATCTTTTTCTCCTGATGGTCGTTATATTCTATATACAGGCATTGATAACAACAATAAAATTATATACAAAATGCCCATCTCAATAACATACGAAACCACCCCTTTAATAAATTCTGTTGGGTTACCAGTCAACTTAACATCAAACACAAGCGATAACTATAACCCATCGTTCTCTCCTGACGGGTTAAAGATTGCCTTTATTTCTACAAAAAACCAACACCCAGAACTATGGATAATGGATTCGGACGGCAGAAACCAACAAAAAATAATATTTTCTTATTCTGCACCAACCAACCCCTCTTATCCACAATTTTCGCCTTACAACCCAGATATTATAGCGTATCTTACAGATGTTCCATCTAAAGTTTTTACTGTAGATATATCTCAAGAAATTAAACAAGGTAACCTAATATACCCACAAATCAATACTTCAAACAGATTTTCTTATGCTAAAACACCGTCCGGGAATATTGATATTAAAAGAAACCTAATTTTTGATACATATTGCCCCGGCACTATCTTAAAATATACTATTGATATTGGAATCAACAGCAAATTAATCCCTACAAGTTTTCTTGTTGAAGAAACTATCCCAGATATTTGGATTGTTGAAGACGTTAAAATAAACGGAGTAACATCATCAAATATAGACATAACAACCTCTGGGGATAAACAAACCATAAGATGGTTATTTGGTAGTGGGGATATATACCTCACAGATTCGCAGATTGAACTAACATTAAACTTTAATGGAGATTCTTTAGGGAACCAATATTGGCTTACTGGTGGTTTGACCGTCTTTGATAAAAAATATCTTACAACAGGAGATTCTCATATTTCACTCGGAGAACCGTACATACCTGTTGATACCAATACAGACTGGAAGATAGATAGTCTTGAACTGTTAGAAACAATCGACCTTTGGGCAGATAACCAGCAGATTAAAGGGTGGCCTATAAATACAGAGGATTGGGATTTTTTACTGTTAAAAATAATAAGTTTTTGGGTTAACGAAGAAGCAGGGGGATATAGATACAAAACAGGTGGAAATACACCTGATTGGGAAATAGTCCCTTAA
- a CDS encoding PEGA domain-containing protein, whose translation MKKIIVCGLISFMLFSITKLSAQEGFLRVTSVPEGVSVEVGGKSIGKTPLLTTVKPGKHTMKAILSGYESETETIEILQNEVTLVDLAMEKQKSKSVATSRKRTKTGNVSIITDWTDVDIYIDGYKTSEKPPVTIKDLSTGLHTIILVSGLYADTFKVLVMSGKTSVIKKTFEDEKKQKRTSLFKIEKPILSKTKLAQIEAKRQSLPANIVLALAKTTEKESNIILGEGESISVSFQIKKVGDKEWTPKEVQSKTKEEESFYIEKGTYDIMITYSLFKEPVGLINIFLGSKKEKIKEHKETYKKEFKPDTEYSYLISYDAVKGFSFNLEERALNTVIE comes from the coding sequence ATGAAGAAAATAATTGTATGTGGTCTTATATCGTTTATGCTTTTTAGTATTACAAAATTATCTGCTCAAGAAGGTTTTTTAAGAGTAACAAGTGTGCCTGAAGGTGTTTCAGTAGAGGTTGGCGGTAAAAGTATAGGTAAAACCCCTTTACTTACAACTGTTAAGCCAGGAAAACATACTATGAAAGCGATTCTTTCTGGGTATGAATCTGAAACAGAAACGATTGAAATTCTGCAGAATGAGGTTACTCTTGTGGATTTGGCTATGGAGAAACAAAAATCTAAATCTGTTGCAACATCAAGAAAGAGAACAAAAACCGGGAATGTTTCTATTATCACTGATTGGACTGATGTAGATATTTATATTGATGGATATAAAACTTCTGAGAAACCTCCTGTAACAATAAAAGATCTTTCTACTGGGTTGCATACCATAATTCTTGTAAGCGGTTTGTATGCTGATACTTTTAAAGTTTTAGTTATGTCGGGTAAGACTTCTGTTATTAAAAAAACTTTTGAGGATGAAAAGAAACAGAAACGTACCTCTTTATTTAAAATTGAAAAACCTATTTTATCCAAAACTAAACTTGCTCAAATAGAAGCTAAAAGACAAAGCTTGCCAGCCAATATAGTTTTAGCACTTGCTAAGACAACCGAAAAAGAGTCTAACATTATTCTTGGTGAAGGTGAGTCTATATCTGTCTCGTTTCAGATTAAGAAAGTTGGGGATAAAGAGTGGACACCAAAAGAAGTTCAATCTAAAACAAAAGAAGAAGAGAGTTTTTATATTGAAAAAGGTACTTACGATATTATGATTACCTATTCTCTTTTTAAAGAGCCAGTTGGTCTTATCAATATATTTCTTGGCTCAAAGAAAGAGAAAATAAAAGAACATAAAGAGACCTATAAAAAAGAATTTAAGCCAGATACCGAGTATTCATATCTTATATCTTATGATGCTGTAAAAGGTTTCTCTTTCAATTTAGAGGAGAGAGCGCTTAATACCGTGATAGAGTAA
- a CDS encoding MATE family efflux transporter, with the protein MLKTFKKKFFNRWNGEVGYRQILILSFPLILSTSSWSIQHFVDRVFLSRYSTDAIAASMPAGLLNHSLLSIFIGIGAFINTFVAQYYGAKQFKNIGAIVWQGIYISILGGIFNLLLIPLAPSLFRFIGHEHSVLINEISYFQILCIGAFPAIASSSFSSFFSGRKHLFPVMWINLIQTIINILLDYCMIFGKLGFPELGIKGAALATVISGYIAFFLYFLLFSAPKYRDIFSTLKNWKFNPCLFNRLVYYGLPSSLQFFIDSLALTIFIMFVGRLGKIALAATNIAFNISSLAFMPMIGIGITISILVGQNLGKNDPNTAEKSVYSGFHLTILYMATMSFLYIFKPHIFINPFIPYTTAGNYKEIYTMSVILLKFIAFFSIFDTMNIVFLSALRGAGDTHYIMKIMLISSILLLIIPSFIVINILNLGIFSAWIIITFFVTMLGLMFFIRFKKGYWKNIRVIETTLS; encoded by the coding sequence ATGCTTAAAACGTTTAAAAAAAAGTTTTTTAACAGATGGAACGGAGAAGTCGGTTACAGACAAATTCTTATATTGTCTTTCCCTCTAATCCTTTCTACAAGTTCTTGGTCGATTCAGCACTTTGTTGACAGGGTTTTTCTTTCTCGGTATTCAACCGATGCAATCGCCGCATCGATGCCTGCAGGACTATTAAACCATTCTTTACTAAGCATCTTTATTGGTATAGGTGCTTTCATAAACACCTTTGTAGCACAATATTATGGTGCAAAACAGTTCAAAAACATTGGCGCTATCGTTTGGCAAGGAATCTATATATCAATATTAGGTGGAATTTTCAACCTACTCCTTATACCTCTCGCCCCTTCTCTCTTTAGATTTATAGGACACGAACATTCCGTTCTTATTAACGAAATATCTTATTTCCAAATTTTATGTATTGGTGCTTTCCCAGCCATAGCCTCTTCCTCTTTTTCAAGTTTCTTTTCTGGTAGAAAACACCTCTTTCCGGTTATGTGGATAAATTTAATTCAAACAATAATAAACATACTTCTTGACTATTGTATGATTTTTGGCAAACTTGGTTTTCCTGAACTCGGAATAAAAGGAGCAGCACTGGCTACTGTTATCTCTGGATATATCGCTTTTTTTCTATACTTTCTTCTCTTTTCAGCCCCTAAATATAGAGACATATTTTCCACTCTTAAAAACTGGAAATTCAATCCTTGCCTATTCAATAGACTTGTATATTACGGACTACCCAGCAGTTTACAATTTTTTATTGATTCTTTAGCACTTACAATATTCATTATGTTTGTCGGACGTCTTGGCAAAATTGCACTTGCTGCTACCAATATAGCTTTTAACATTAGTTCATTAGCCTTTATGCCAATGATAGGTATTGGAATAACAATTAGTATACTCGTTGGGCAAAATCTAGGAAAAAACGACCCAAATACTGCAGAAAAAAGTGTCTACTCTGGTTTTCATTTAACAATTTTATATATGGCAACAATGTCCTTTTTATATATCTTTAAGCCACATATATTTATAAATCCATTCATACCATACACAACTGCAGGGAATTACAAAGAAATATATACTATGTCAGTTATATTATTAAAATTTATTGCATTTTTTTCTATCTTTGACACAATGAACATTGTTTTCCTTTCTGCGTTAAGAGGTGCTGGTGATACTCACTACATAATGAAAATAATGCTTATATCTTCAATATTGCTTCTTATCATCCCATCCTTCATTGTTATCAATATTTTAAATCTCGGCATTTTCTCTGCTTGGATAATTATTACTTTTTTTGTAACAATGCTTGGGCTAATGTTTTTTATTAGGTTTAAAAAAGGATATTGGAAAAACATAAGAGTAATAGAAACAACTTTATCATAA
- a CDS encoding peroxiredoxin gives MDKCLEKKGMPLLGDSFPEMEVQTTRGKKNLPGDYKGKWFVLFSHPADFTPVCTTEFVAFQKRYDKFRALNCELIGMSVDQIFSHIKWEEWILENIKIEIEFPIIADTGKVAEMLGLVHPGKGTNTVRAVFVVDPESKLRLMLYYPQEIGRNMDEIVRIVEALQVTDNNKVAAPADWPNNEIIGGNVIIPPPTDVAAAKERLEKAKSGEFECYDWWFCHKKL, from the coding sequence ATGGATAAATGCTTAGAGAAAAAAGGTATGCCTCTTCTTGGAGACTCTTTTCCTGAGATGGAAGTCCAGACAACAAGAGGTAAAAAGAATTTACCAGGCGACTATAAAGGCAAATGGTTTGTCTTATTTAGTCACCCGGCAGATTTTACACCGGTATGTACAACAGAATTTGTTGCTTTTCAGAAAAGGTATGATAAATTTAGAGCTCTCAATTGCGAACTTATTGGTATGAGCGTAGACCAGATTTTTTCACATATAAAATGGGAAGAGTGGATTTTAGAAAATATTAAAATAGAGATAGAATTTCCCATCATCGCTGATACAGGAAAAGTAGCAGAAATGCTCGGACTGGTTCATCCAGGAAAAGGTACCAACACTGTTAGAGCAGTCTTTGTTGTTGACCCTGAATCAAAACTTCGCCTAATGCTTTACTATCCTCAAGAAATAGGCAGAAATATGGATGAGATAGTCAGAATAGTTGAAGCATTACAAGTAACCGATAACAATAAAGTTGCCGCACCTGCAGATTGGCCAAACAATGAAATAATTGGCGGGAATGTTATTATACCTCCTCCAACAGATGTTGCCGCTGCAAAAGAACGTCTTGAAAAAGCCAAGAGTGGCGAATTCGAATGCTATGACTGGTGGTTCTGTCACAAAAAACTGTAA
- a CDS encoding desulfoferrodoxin FeS4 iron-binding domain-containing protein, with product MAPVKEKGEVWKCEICGNVVEVLEAGGGELVCCGEPMEKVEK from the coding sequence ATGGCGCCAGTAAAAGAAAAAGGTGAAGTATGGAAATGTGAGATATGTGGAAATGTTGTTGAGGTTTTAGAGGCAGGTGGAGGTGAGTTGGTCTGCTGTGGTGAACCAATGGAGAAGGTTGAAAAGTAA